A segment of the Nostoc sp. TCL26-01 genome:
TTAAGGACAAATTGCTGACAGACAAAGCAGGTTCAAAGCTAGGTAGCATATCAATAATATATTGATAAAGTCTAATTAATTCTAAGCGACGCTCACTAATGCGTCCTTTTTTATATTTAAGAATGCGTTCTAAGCCAAATAAATGGACTATCGCTGGATGGGGAAAGACTTCGATTTGATATCTGTCTGGTTTTTGCGGTTCAATTGTGGGTGCGTGAACAAAGCCACGAGATTCTAACTCTAAACCAAAATTGATGGTACGTTCTGCAAAGGGGAGGTTTTGGTTTGCAGGATAACAACCGGCGTGATATTTACCGAAATATTTATGGGTGAGTTTGTCAGGAAGACGGCTACCTGTGGGGTTGGGAATTAGGGTTGGTGCGTCTACAGCGATGAGGGCTGGTTCAGTTGGTTGTACCCAGGTATCTAGCCATGTGAAAATGTGAGCGATCGCATCTTGACGATCTAAATCAAGTATCTCTAATTTGCCCTCAGTTAATTGTAAGCAACATAAGCCACTTGGTTGAGACTTCCACCCTAAATCAACACCAATAAATTTCATCTTTTTAAAAATAAAAATTCCTCAATACACAAGCTAGAATCATCAAATTTTCTTTTCTAGCCTCTAGCCTCTAGCCCCTCTCACCAAACCTATCCGTCGCCTCAATCAATGCACTACAGATTCCTACTTCACTCATGGAATGACCAGCATCAGGAACTACAATAAATTCTGCTTCTGGCCAAGCACGATGTAATTCCCAAGCTGATATCATGGGGCAGACGACATCATAACGACCTTGGACAATCACTGCTGGAATATGTCGAATTCGCGGAACATTTAATAGTAGCTGATCTTCAACTTCAAAAAAACCTTTATTAATAAAATAATGACATTCAATTCGAGCAAAAGCCTCAGCAAAGTCATTATCACAAAAAGTTTGCATTAGCTGAGTATCAGGAAATAATCTACTCGTACTAGCTTCCCAAATCGACCAAGCACGCGCTGCTTCTAGTCTGATTTGTAAGTCTGGACTAGTTAAACGTTTGTAATAAGCATTGAGTAAATCATCACGCTCATCTACAGGAATTGGTTTGAGATATTCTTCCCAAGCATCAGGAAATATATAGCTAGTACCTTCTTGATAAAACCAGCGTAACTCCTTTTGTCGCAGCATGAATATACCGCGTAAAATTAACCCCAAACATCGCTCAGGATGAGTTTGACTATAAGCTAATGATAAAGTGCTACCCCAACTACCACCAAAAACCACCCACTTTTCTATTCCTAAATACTCTCGCAATTTTTCAATATCATTTACTAAATCCCATGTTGTATTTTCTCGTAATTCGGCATGGGGTAAACTTTGACCACAACCACGTTGATCAAACATGACTAATCGCCATTTATCAGGATGAAAATATTGTCGATAAACTGGTGGACAGCCACCACCGGGGCCACCGTGTAGTAGGACTATGGGTTTACCTTGGGGATTTCCTGATTCTTCAAAATGAATTGTATGTAATTCCGAAACTTTTAATTTTCCTTCTTGGTAAGGTTCAATCGGTGGATAAAGTTCACGCATTTTTATGTTTAATAATTTTCTATTTATTAAAAATCCTACACCGTATATGAGATACAATGTAGGTAACTTAAGAATATAGTTTTTGCTCAGAAAAAACAAATATTTCCTACGGCTTGCGGATGAATATTTGCGTTAAGTAAACTTCGCCTTTGCTATTGACGGCGACACCAATACCTGTAAGGTTGTAGTTACCTTTGATATTGTTGAGATGTCCCGAACTCCTCAGCCAGCCTTGGACTGCTTGGGTAGCAGGATCACTATATCCGCGATTTGTGGCAACATTTTCCGCCGCAGCTTGGTAAGGAATAGCGATCGCCTGAACTCGCTGGGCAAAATTATAATGACCAAAGGGAACTGTACCACTCGCCATATTTTGGCTATGAATTCTGGCTTGATTGTCTATGGACGCATTGCGAGTTAGGGCTGGTAAACCTTGGGAGGTACGGAATTGATTGATTTGCTGAAACACAGATGCTTCTACATTGGCGATGTTAATTGTCGATTGGGGATTAGTGGGAGTAGAAGTTTGACTTGATGTCCGGATAAATATTTGCGTCAGGTAAACTTCGCCTTTGCTATTGACGGCGACACCAACCCCTGTGAGATTGTAGTTACCTCGAATATTGTTGAGATGTCCTGAACTCCTAAGCCAACCTTGGACTGCTTGGGTAGCAGGATCGCTATATCCGCGATTTGTGGCGACATTTTCCGCCGCAGCTTGGTAAGGAATAGCGATCGCCTGGACTCGCTGGGCAAAATTATAATGACCAAAGGGAACTGTACCATTCGCCATATTCTGACTATGAATTCTGGCTTGATTGTCTATGGACGCATTGCGAGTTAGGGCTGGTAAACCTTGGGAGGTACGGAATTGATTGATTTGCTGAAACACAGATGCTTCTACATTAGCAATGTCAATTGTAGACTGTGCTAGTAGATGACGACTAGATACTGATCTGTGCAAAGACTTTGGTATGTAAGTGTGCGCTGGCTCAGAAATAGCGATTACGCCACCCAGCACAACCAAAGCCCCCAAAACAAAGTTATTGATTTTTGAGCGAATCATTAATAGGGTAGTCTTAAAGACCTAGACGGGGAACTTCCATAACATCTAAGCAGACTCATCTTTATTAGACAAATACGTGATTGGGTAGTTTTTTAGTGTAAAATGAAACATTCTTTTGATAAACAGCCAATCATCATCAAAATTGCTAATTTTTCAACTCGACAACTCAAGGACTTCCAAAAACTAAAATATACAGTCACCCAATGCTATTTTTTTCCCCATCCCCCAATTTCTCATCCTCTAGACTGCGAGTTATCCTGGAAAATGTCAAAATGAAATGTGTTTTGCTATTGCCACTCAACACAGTGGAAATTTGAGATAACTAATTTATTGATTTATGGGTAAGCAGCGCGTTCTGTCGGGAGTTCAACCAACTGGTAATCTACATTTAGGTAACTATTTAGGCGCAATTCGCAACTGGGTAGAAATCCAAGACCAGTATGATAATTTCTTCTGTGTAGTGGATTTACACGCAATTACTGTACCGCATAATCCAGCTACATTAGCGGCAGACACTTATGCGATCGCTGCGCTATATTTAGCCTGTGGTATTGACTTAAACCACTCCAATATCTTTGTCCAATCCCACGTCTCAGCCCACAGTGAACTGGCTTGGTTACTCAACTGCATTACCCCCCTAAATTGGCTCCAAGACATGATCCAATTTAAAGAAAAAGCCGTCAAACAAGGGGAAAACGTTGGTGCTGGCTTGTTGATTTACCCCGTACTCATGGCGGCGGACATCTTGCTGTACCAAGCTGATAAAGTACCCGTAGGTGAAGACCAAAAACAACACTTGGAACTAACACGGGATATTGTCAACAGATTTAATCACCAATTTGCCAAAGATCAACCTGTATTGAAATTACCAGCGCCTTTAATTAGCAAAGAAGGTGCTAGGGTAATGAGTCTGACAGATGGAACACGCAAAATGTCCAAATCAGATCCCTCAGAGTTAAGCCGGATTAATCTTTTAGATACACCAGATCAGATCACTAACAAGATTAAACGCTGTAAAACTGATCCAATTCGCGGTTTAACCTTTGATGACCCAGAACGTCCAGAGTGTGATAACTTGTTAACTCTATATATGCTGTTGTCTGGCAAAACCAAACAAGCAGTAGCCACCGAATGTCAAGATATGGGCTGGGGACAATTCAAGCCATTGTTCACCGAAACAGTCATCAATGCTTTGAAACCCATACAAGACAAGTACCAAGAAATCACCGCAGACAAAAGTTATTTAGAGTCTGTATTACGCGATGGACGCGAAAAAGCCGAAGCTGTCGCCAACCAAACTCTAACAGACGTGAAAGCTGCTCTGGGATACTCAATGCCTGTGTGAGAATAATTCGTAATTCTTAATGACGCTCGTTCGCTCTTAGCGTCTCCCCTTGGGAGAAGACTCGCTAACGTTACGCTAACGTAATTCGTAATTAATTCTCGCCAAAGGCGAGAAGCAAGCTACGTAATTGGGGAGTGATGAGTCAAAAATTATTTT
Coding sequences within it:
- a CDS encoding CAP domain-containing protein, producing MIRSKINNFVLGALVVLGGVIAISEPAHTYIPKSLHRSVSSRHLLAQSTIDIANVEASVFQQINQFRTSQGLPALTRNASIDNQARIHSQNMANGTVPFGHYNFAQRVQAIAIPYQAAAENVATNRGYSDPATQAVQGWLRSSGHLNNIRGNYNLTGVGVAVNSKGEVYLTQIFIRTSSQTSTPTNPQSTINIANVEASVFQQINQFRTSQGLPALTRNASIDNQARIHSQNMASGTVPFGHYNFAQRVQAIAIPYQAAAENVATNRGYSDPATQAVQGWLRSSGHLNNIKGNYNLTGIGVAVNSKGEVYLTQIFIRKP
- a CDS encoding DUF429 domain-containing protein, which gives rise to MKFIGVDLGWKSQPSGLCCLQLTEGKLEILDLDRQDAIAHIFTWLDTWVQPTEPALIAVDAPTLIPNPTGSRLPDKLTHKYFGKYHAGCYPANQNLPFAERTINFGLELESRGFVHAPTIEPQKPDRYQIEVFPHPAIVHLFGLERILKYKKGRISERRLELIRLYQYIIDMLPSFEPALSVSNLSLIEIPHTGTELKATEDKLDSLICAYVAAHWWYWGEQRNLVLGDRTTGYIVIPKAGLSAE
- the trpS gene encoding tryptophan--tRNA ligase; the encoded protein is MGKQRVLSGVQPTGNLHLGNYLGAIRNWVEIQDQYDNFFCVVDLHAITVPHNPATLAADTYAIAALYLACGIDLNHSNIFVQSHVSAHSELAWLLNCITPLNWLQDMIQFKEKAVKQGENVGAGLLIYPVLMAADILLYQADKVPVGEDQKQHLELTRDIVNRFNHQFAKDQPVLKLPAPLISKEGARVMSLTDGTRKMSKSDPSELSRINLLDTPDQITNKIKRCKTDPIRGLTFDDPERPECDNLLTLYMLLSGKTKQAVATECQDMGWGQFKPLFTETVINALKPIQDKYQEITADKSYLESVLRDGREKAEAVANQTLTDVKAALGYSMPV
- the pip gene encoding prolyl aminopeptidase, with the protein product MRELYPPIEPYQEGKLKVSELHTIHFEESGNPQGKPIVLLHGGPGGGCPPVYRQYFHPDKWRLVMFDQRGCGQSLPHAELRENTTWDLVNDIEKLREYLGIEKWVVFGGSWGSTLSLAYSQTHPERCLGLILRGIFMLRQKELRWFYQEGTSYIFPDAWEEYLKPIPVDERDDLLNAYYKRLTSPDLQIRLEAARAWSIWEASTSRLFPDTQLMQTFCDNDFAEAFARIECHYFINKGFFEVEDQLLLNVPRIRHIPAVIVQGRYDVVCPMISAWELHRAWPEAEFIVVPDAGHSMSEVGICSALIEATDRFGERG